One window of Paenibacillus albicereus genomic DNA carries:
- a CDS encoding nucleotide excision repair endonuclease translates to MIQITIPKPDVTLYKEKDPQSSHTYGFTDFHRITREEGGIFLFYNDKDELLFVGKARKLRPRIKKHFEDASSVMKNHRSEVAKIEVCLIGEPVDREIYETYIINQLKAKYNIEKVFYK, encoded by the coding sequence TTGATTCAAATCACCATTCCCAAGCCAGACGTGACGTTATACAAGGAGAAAGACCCCCAGTCCAGCCATACGTACGGGTTCACGGACTTCCATCGGATTACGAGGGAAGAAGGCGGAATCTTCCTGTTCTACAACGACAAGGATGAGCTGCTGTTCGTCGGCAAGGCGCGGAAGCTGCGGCCCCGCATCAAGAAGCATTTCGAGGATGCGTCGTCCGTCATGAAGAACCATCGGAGCGAGGTCGCCAAGATCGAGGTGTGCCTGATCGGTGAGCCCGTGGACCGCGAAATTTACGAGACGTACATCATCAACCAGCTCAAGGCCAAGTACAACATCGAGAAGGTATTCTATAAATAA
- a CDS encoding class II fructose-bisphosphate aldolase codes for MALVSMKDMLNKALEEHYAVGQFNINNLEWTQAILAAAEEEKSPVILGVSEGAARYMGGFKVVTNIVSALIEEMKITVPVAIHLDHGSSFEKCKAAIDAGFTSVMIDASHHPFEENVATTKQVVEYAHSKGVSVEAELGTVGGQEDDVIADGVIYADPKECFELVQRTGIDCLAPALGSVHGPYKGEPNLGFKEMEEICQMIKLPLVLHGGTGIPTDHIKRSIGLGTAKINVNTENQIEFTKKVREIVTKDLEVYDPRKFLAPGRDAIKATVQGKMREFGSSGKA; via the coding sequence ATGGCACTCGTTTCCATGAAGGACATGCTCAACAAAGCGCTCGAGGAGCACTACGCGGTCGGCCAGTTCAACATCAACAACCTGGAGTGGACGCAAGCGATCCTCGCGGCTGCCGAAGAAGAGAAGTCCCCGGTCATCCTGGGCGTCTCCGAAGGCGCTGCCCGCTACATGGGCGGCTTCAAGGTCGTGACGAACATCGTCTCCGCGCTGATCGAAGAGATGAAGATCACCGTACCGGTCGCGATCCACCTCGACCACGGCTCCAGCTTCGAGAAGTGCAAGGCCGCCATCGACGCGGGCTTCACGTCCGTCATGATCGACGCTTCGCATCATCCGTTCGAAGAGAACGTGGCGACGACCAAGCAAGTGGTCGAGTACGCGCATAGCAAAGGCGTGTCCGTCGAAGCCGAGCTCGGCACCGTCGGCGGCCAAGAAGACGATGTCATCGCAGACGGCGTCATCTACGCCGATCCGAAGGAATGCTTCGAGCTCGTGCAGCGCACCGGCATCGACTGCCTGGCTCCGGCCCTCGGCTCCGTGCACGGCCCGTACAAAGGCGAGCCGAACCTCGGCTTCAAAGAGATGGAAGAAATCTGCCAGATGATCAAGCTGCCGCTCGTCCTGCACGGCGGCACGGGCATCCCGACCGACCACATCAAGCGCTCCATCGGCCTCGGCACGGCGAAGATCAACGTCAACACCGAGAACCAGATCGAGTTCACCAAAAAAGTCCGCGAAATCGTGACGAAGGACCTCGAAGTGTACGATCCGCGCAAATTCCTCGCCCCAGGCCGCGACGCCATCAAAGCGACGGTTCAAGGCAAGATGCGCGAGTTCGGTTCTTCCGGCAAAGCGTAA
- a CDS encoding DUF7507 domain-containing protein, with translation MPGPESTVLFIANSQGNDVSVVSVFARTEIARFFVGQTPRYVTASEDLRRVFVTLEGENSVAFIEAEGLFVFYNAPVGTAPIGLDITPDSQLLYVANSGSANVTVLNAISGNLVTTIPIDPTLGAPQKVAAANSGQRVYVTTTGGYVVVIDVPTQSVLTTIDLGDPAGGYAVAVDYGSSRVYAGSAEGIRVIDALSNAIIDTISVPEFVNNLATQPYATRLYATGASGTVYGIDSTGTIIGSTAFGSSSVPQGIVSSSYGEVYATLQGFDAATFLEINAQFEFARVPVGLAPEGIAILENFNATGAVELFKRDEFGNPLAGAGIRVVGLTVPFDSFNLTDFTGRIFLGNLPLGEYEIREVIAPPGYQPIYYPLRFTILKPGEYQVIEILNFRVIVDFLLRKLDAETGAPIAGAEFRFSGPDVIYVVTDANGQAFVPLQTGVYFVEEIVVPEGYEPVEPFTIDTNYETYREVLNQRRLEPQITIIKSTGGVLEARPGDLIPYTIEVVNAGNTVLRNLVISDPMLGFEERVEQLNLGESLFFSIPYLVQPGTPAGPLVNVATATSDEASAETSAIVEIVAVPQLLLAKRADRPAVVEGGEVIYTIELTNAGNVTLTNVRLSDSLLPVPGGPFTLAIGETRETTITISARPPYIIDGRITNVVTATSDQTPAVQDSAVVLVLAGPESLRLVKSVSPSTIRLGETAVFEFELTNTGSVMLTNVVLNDAVLGLVVRFGQIQPGESLLYQQPYTPDAVPPGGVLTNLAVAVSSGPEGEVSSNEASASLRIVAVPELALTKTADRSEVIQGDTVTYTIRVVNIGDVTLTNVRITDVQLSLNETLLSLSPGQEATFIRTVTVPLSVPPGTLIVNTASAITTQTGLQEDTAEVLVLPFYRLELEKLADRTVALPGETVQYRIVVTNAGGADLTAISVQDPFLGLFRTIDRLVPGEQAVFAGETTVPPFTPEGTVIVNVATAASDQTPLQSADATVTVGPLPALALQKTASVATALPGDEILYTFTLLNIGNVLLTNVRVTDPLAGLDSIVPTLAPGGEISLTATFVVPADAPAQTVLVNTAIAASDQTAPVEASARVAISPASALTIVKTADRTEAAPMETITYTIVVTNVGPVRVANVLIEDGEAGILLRVPLLEPGETVTVPAVRIVPPGTLAGTVLANTAYAQSDQTATVSATAAVTVAAAPQLVLFKAVSVPAAFPGETVVYSATVLNAGNTTLTDIVLTDSRIGLEARLTALEPGATESFRQPYVIPEDAMAGSLLVNTATAVSAQTAPVTSNASLTVRSGFSLSLEKSVQPESALPGETVRYTIALRNDSNAPVTNIRLVDQRIGFSQLITEIPAGRNVVLFADYSVPASAPGGSTIVNVTTAFSDQTPLIQDRASLFVLPLPRLLLAKAAFPTQARPGQTIAFQLRLRNTGNVPLSPLRVTDPLLGIDTVVSVFSSGSPTSLIGAGGTVSVPYTIPETAAPGSTIVNVVRADSPQTDPQSAEAGVLVLPSLLQVRKSADRQTTMPGDIVRFQIEARNVSDRPLSDLALFDRLQSGLQLVPGSLRVGGVQAPRQTLEGATLGGLAPGASVEASFQARVPASLQADRIANFASVRYSFVSESGSVERASARSNTVELTVTEEEE, from the coding sequence ATGCCCGGACCGGAGTCTACGGTCTTGTTCATCGCCAACTCGCAAGGCAACGACGTCTCCGTCGTCTCGGTGTTTGCCCGGACGGAGATCGCGCGCTTTTTTGTCGGACAGACGCCGCGCTATGTAACGGCGAGCGAGGATTTAAGGCGCGTCTTCGTAACGCTGGAAGGGGAGAACTCGGTCGCCTTCATCGAGGCGGAAGGCCTATTTGTCTTCTACAATGCCCCGGTCGGAACCGCCCCGATCGGCCTGGACATCACGCCGGACAGCCAGCTGCTGTACGTCGCCAACTCCGGCAGCGCCAATGTGACGGTGCTGAACGCAATCAGCGGCAACCTCGTCACGACGATTCCGATCGATCCGACGCTAGGCGCGCCGCAAAAGGTGGCCGCGGCGAACAGCGGCCAGCGCGTCTACGTGACGACGACAGGGGGATACGTCGTCGTCATCGACGTGCCGACGCAATCCGTGCTGACGACGATCGACTTGGGCGACCCGGCCGGCGGCTACGCCGTCGCCGTCGATTACGGCAGCAGCCGCGTCTATGCAGGCAGCGCCGAGGGCATCCGCGTCATAGACGCGCTGTCCAATGCGATTATCGACACGATATCCGTCCCCGAATTCGTGAACAACCTGGCGACGCAGCCCTACGCCACCCGGCTGTATGCGACCGGGGCGAGCGGGACCGTCTACGGCATCGATTCTACGGGTACGATCATCGGCTCGACGGCATTCGGCAGCAGCTCGGTCCCTCAGGGCATCGTCTCGTCGTCCTACGGCGAGGTGTATGCGACGCTGCAGGGGTTCGACGCAGCGACTTTCCTCGAGATCAACGCCCAGTTCGAGTTTGCCCGTGTCCCCGTAGGTCTTGCGCCCGAGGGCATCGCCATCTTGGAGAACTTCAATGCGACCGGGGCTGTCGAGCTGTTCAAGCGCGACGAGTTCGGCAATCCGCTGGCGGGAGCCGGCATCCGGGTGGTCGGCTTGACCGTTCCGTTCGACTCCTTCAACCTGACCGACTTCACCGGCCGCATCTTCCTCGGCAACCTGCCGCTCGGCGAGTATGAGATCAGAGAGGTCATCGCGCCCCCCGGCTATCAGCCGATCTATTATCCGCTGCGGTTCACCATCCTAAAGCCGGGCGAGTACCAGGTCATCGAAATCTTGAACTTCCGTGTCATCGTCGATTTCCTCCTACGCAAGCTTGATGCCGAGACCGGGGCGCCGATCGCGGGAGCCGAATTCCGATTCTCAGGCCCCGATGTGATCTACGTCGTGACCGACGCGAACGGGCAAGCGTTCGTCCCGCTGCAGACGGGCGTCTATTTCGTCGAGGAGATCGTAGTTCCCGAGGGCTACGAGCCAGTCGAGCCGTTTACCATCGATACGAACTACGAGACTTACCGCGAAGTGCTGAATCAGCGCCGCCTCGAGCCCCAAATAACGATTATCAAGAGCACCGGAGGGGTTCTCGAAGCGCGTCCCGGCGATCTGATACCCTACACGATCGAGGTCGTCAACGCCGGCAACACCGTGCTCCGCAACCTCGTCATCTCCGATCCGATGCTCGGCTTCGAGGAGCGCGTCGAACAGCTGAATCTGGGCGAGAGCCTGTTCTTCTCCATCCCCTATCTGGTTCAGCCCGGCACTCCGGCCGGCCCGCTGGTCAACGTGGCGACGGCGACGAGCGACGAGGCATCCGCCGAGACCTCGGCGATCGTCGAGATCGTCGCGGTGCCGCAGCTGCTGCTGGCGAAGCGGGCCGACCGGCCGGCTGTCGTCGAAGGCGGAGAAGTCATCTATACGATCGAGCTGACCAATGCCGGCAACGTGACGCTGACGAACGTGCGCTTGTCCGACTCGCTGCTGCCGGTCCCCGGCGGCCCGTTCACGCTCGCCATCGGCGAGACACGCGAAACGACCATCACGATTTCCGCCCGTCCGCCCTATATCATCGATGGCCGCATTACCAACGTCGTCACCGCGACGAGCGACCAGACGCCGGCGGTGCAGGACTCCGCCGTCGTGCTCGTCCTGGCCGGACCGGAGAGCCTGCGGCTCGTCAAGAGCGTCTCGCCCTCTACGATCCGCCTCGGCGAGACGGCCGTATTCGAGTTCGAGCTGACGAATACCGGCAGCGTGATGCTGACGAATGTGGTGCTGAACGATGCCGTGCTCGGTCTGGTCGTCCGGTTCGGGCAAATCCAGCCCGGCGAGTCTCTGCTCTACCAGCAGCCCTACACGCCGGATGCCGTGCCGCCCGGCGGCGTGCTGACCAACCTCGCGGTCGCGGTCTCGTCCGGTCCGGAGGGCGAGGTGAGCAGCAATGAGGCGAGCGCCTCGCTCCGCATCGTGGCGGTGCCGGAGCTCGCTCTGACCAAGACGGCGGATCGTTCCGAGGTCATCCAGGGCGACACGGTCACCTACACGATTCGGGTCGTCAACATCGGCGACGTGACGCTGACGAACGTACGCATCACCGATGTGCAGCTAAGCCTCAACGAGACGCTTCTCTCGCTTTCGCCCGGCCAGGAGGCGACGTTTATACGGACCGTCACGGTGCCGCTCTCCGTGCCGCCCGGCACGCTGATCGTCAACACGGCTTCGGCGATTACAACCCAGACCGGGCTTCAGGAGGATACGGCCGAGGTGCTCGTGCTGCCGTTCTATCGGCTGGAGCTGGAGAAGCTTGCCGACCGTACGGTCGCGCTGCCCGGCGAGACGGTTCAGTACCGGATCGTCGTGACCAATGCAGGCGGAGCCGATCTGACCGCCATATCCGTCCAGGACCCGTTCCTCGGCCTTTTCAGGACGATCGATCGGCTCGTGCCGGGCGAGCAAGCCGTCTTCGCCGGCGAGACGACCGTGCCTCCGTTCACGCCTGAGGGCACCGTCATCGTCAATGTGGCGACGGCGGCATCGGACCAGACGCCCTTGCAGAGCGCGGACGCCACGGTTACGGTGGGCCCCCTGCCGGCGCTCGCCCTGCAGAAGACGGCCAGCGTCGCGACCGCGTTGCCAGGCGATGAGATTCTCTATACGTTCACGCTGCTCAACATCGGCAACGTCCTGCTCACGAACGTGCGCGTCACCGATCCGCTCGCCGGGCTCGACAGCATCGTGCCGACGCTTGCGCCCGGAGGGGAGATCAGCTTGACGGCGACGTTCGTCGTGCCGGCCGACGCACCTGCCCAGACCGTGCTGGTCAATACGGCGATTGCCGCCTCCGATCAGACGGCACCGGTCGAAGCCTCCGCGCGCGTCGCCATCTCGCCGGCGTCGGCGCTCACGATCGTCAAGACAGCCGACCGCACGGAAGCGGCGCCTATGGAGACGATCACCTACACGATCGTCGTCACCAACGTCGGACCGGTCCGCGTGGCGAACGTGCTCATCGAAGACGGCGAGGCCGGCATCCTGCTGCGCGTGCCGCTGCTTGAGCCGGGCGAGACGGTGACCGTGCCGGCGGTGCGCATCGTCCCTCCGGGGACGCTTGCCGGCACCGTGCTCGCCAACACCGCCTACGCCCAGTCCGACCAGACGGCAACCGTATCCGCGACGGCTGCGGTGACGGTTGCCGCGGCTCCGCAGCTGGTCTTATTCAAAGCGGTCAGCGTCCCGGCCGCATTCCCCGGAGAGACCGTCGTCTACTCGGCGACCGTGCTCAACGCCGGCAACACGACGCTGACGGACATCGTACTGACCGATTCCCGCATCGGACTCGAAGCCCGCCTGACCGCGCTCGAGCCAGGGGCGACGGAGTCGTTCCGCCAGCCTTACGTTATTCCCGAAGACGCGATGGCCGGCTCGCTCCTCGTCAATACGGCAACTGCCGTGTCCGCCCAGACGGCGCCGGTCACGTCCAACGCCTCGCTGACTGTCCGCTCGGGCTTCAGCCTGTCGCTTGAAAAATCCGTTCAGCCGGAATCCGCCCTGCCCGGCGAAACGGTACGCTACACGATTGCGCTGCGCAACGACTCCAATGCGCCGGTGACGAATATCCGGCTCGTCGACCAGCGGATCGGCTTCTCCCAGCTCATCACGGAAATTCCGGCCGGACGAAACGTCGTGCTGTTCGCGGACTACAGCGTGCCCGCCTCGGCTCCCGGCGGCTCCACGATCGTCAACGTGACGACGGCATTCAGCGACCAGACGCCGCTCATCCAGGATCGCGCCAGCCTGTTCGTGCTCCCGCTGCCGCGGCTGCTGCTCGCCAAAGCCGCGTTCCCGACGCAGGCGCGCCCCGGGCAGACGATCGCGTTCCAACTCCGGCTGCGCAATACCGGCAACGTGCCGCTCAGCCCGCTGCGCGTCACCGACCCGCTGCTCGGCATCGATACGGTCGTCTCGGTCTTTTCCAGCGGCTCTCCGACCTCGCTCATCGGCGCCGGGGGCACGGTCAGCGTGCCGTACACGATTCCCGAGACGGCGGCGCCCGGCTCCACGATCGTCAACGTCGTGCGCGCGGACTCGCCGCAGACCGATCCCCAATCCGCGGAGGCGGGCGTGCTCGTGCTGCCGTCGCTGCTGCAGGTGCGCAAAAGCGCCGACCGGCAGACGACCATGCCCGGCGACATCGTGCGCTTCCAGATCGAGGCGCGCAACGTCAGCGACCGGCCGCTGTCCGACCTCGCGCTGTTCGACCGGCTGCAGTCGGGGCTGCAGCTCGTGCCCGGCAGCCTTCGCGTCGGCGGCGTGCAGGCGCCGCGCCAGACGCTCGAAGGCGCGACGCTCGGCGGTCTCGCTCCCGGAGCGTCGGTGGAAGCTTCCTTCCAGGCGCGCGTGCCTGCTTCCTTGCAGGCGGACCGCATCGCCAACTTTGCTTCGGTCCGCTACTCCTTCGTCAGCGAATCCGGCAGCGTGGAGCGAGCGTCGGCACGCTCCAATACGGTCGAGCTGACCGTGACGGAAGAAGAGGAATAA
- a CDS encoding CxxH/CxxC protein — MYCVCKGHIELALDKFVDEYEDAPDMVDLNETHFANWDPPVKCDLCEEKAEFLIV, encoded by the coding sequence ATGTATTGCGTGTGCAAGGGACATATTGAGCTGGCATTGGACAAGTTCGTGGATGAGTACGAGGATGCGCCGGACATGGTGGATCTGAACGAGACGCATTTCGCGAACTGGGACCCGCCGGTAAAATGTGACTTGTGCGAGGAGAAGGCGGAATTCCTCATCGTATGA
- a CDS encoding S1C family serine protease, with translation MGLFEDEFYSTRISRRASKTSRKQMSGFPLRSRKDWGVGRLALLSGASGAAIVLVLTLTLGGGSPEAAVETAGTQAASGLVAPGDAIQQTVAASSKVRPAVVSVVNEQAAFLPQAEEGAEDGSDAPQDSAGLQPASVGSGVIFAKKDGKAYLITNNHVIEGAAGLKVVLIDGQTRPAQLVGGDYITDLAVLEIDGEGIDSIAEMGDSAKLQSGEMVMAIGNPLGLGDSLSMGIVSKTKQIIPVSLSQDGNYDWEQEVIQTDASINQGNSGGPLIDMQGRVIGINSMKISDIGVEGVGFAIPVNNVMPIVDQLMKTGAVPRPYLGVYTLDLASYYAQQGLGGGVPDAEDGDAAAEAPSSGGPKLPVEVTGGVIVLEAVGPASEAGLEFNDVITKLDDQPIGSTMELRKYLYGKKRIGDKIKVTFYRDGKPDAVTFKLEDKSEEEE, from the coding sequence ATGGGTTTGTTCGAGGATGAGTTCTATTCGACGCGGATCTCCCGGCGCGCCAGCAAGACCAGCCGCAAGCAGATGTCGGGCTTCCCGCTGCGAAGCCGCAAGGATTGGGGAGTCGGCAGGCTGGCCCTCCTGTCCGGAGCATCGGGAGCCGCGATCGTGCTCGTGCTGACGCTCACCCTCGGAGGCGGCAGTCCGGAGGCCGCGGTCGAGACGGCGGGAACGCAGGCGGCGAGCGGCCTCGTCGCTCCCGGCGACGCGATTCAGCAGACCGTCGCCGCCTCGTCCAAGGTGCGGCCGGCCGTCGTGAGCGTCGTCAACGAGCAGGCGGCCTTCCTGCCGCAAGCGGAGGAAGGAGCCGAGGACGGCTCCGACGCGCCGCAGGATTCCGCCGGGCTGCAGCCGGCAAGCGTCGGCAGCGGCGTCATTTTCGCCAAGAAGGACGGCAAGGCCTACCTGATTACGAACAACCACGTCATCGAGGGAGCGGCCGGGCTCAAGGTCGTCCTGATCGACGGCCAGACACGTCCGGCCCAGCTGGTCGGAGGCGACTACATCACCGATCTGGCCGTGCTGGAGATCGACGGCGAGGGCATCGACTCGATCGCGGAGATGGGCGATTCCGCCAAGCTGCAATCCGGCGAGATGGTCATGGCGATCGGCAATCCGCTCGGCCTCGGGGACTCCCTGTCGATGGGCATCGTCAGCAAGACCAAGCAGATCATCCCGGTCTCGCTCAGCCAGGACGGCAACTACGACTGGGAGCAGGAGGTCATCCAGACCGACGCCTCGATCAATCAGGGCAACAGCGGCGGGCCGCTGATCGACATGCAGGGCCGGGTCATCGGCATCAACAGCATGAAGATTTCCGACATCGGCGTCGAGGGCGTCGGCTTCGCGATTCCGGTCAACAACGTCATGCCGATCGTCGATCAGCTGATGAAGACCGGCGCCGTGCCTCGTCCGTACCTCGGCGTGTACACGCTCGATCTGGCATCCTACTACGCCCAGCAAGGACTGGGAGGCGGGGTGCCGGACGCGGAGGACGGCGATGCTGCGGCGGAGGCGCCTTCTTCCGGGGGACCGAAGCTGCCGGTCGAGGTGACCGGGGGCGTCATCGTGCTGGAGGCGGTCGGACCGGCCAGCGAGGCCGGCCTGGAGTTCAACGACGTCATCACCAAGCTCGACGATCAGCCGATCGGAAGCACGATGGAGCTGCGCAAGTACCTGTACGGCAAAAAGCGCATCGGCGACAAGATCAAAGTGACGTTCTATCGCGACGGCAAGCCGGACGCGGTGACCTTCAAGCTGGAGGACAAGAGCGAAGAGGAAGAATAG
- a CDS encoding MBL fold metallo-hydrolase, which produces MEFRFTVLASGSTGNATVVQSGDKTVLVDAGHSLKKLEELMGSQGIAGHDIDAVLITHEHSDHIKGLNALARKYELPVYANEATWAALERHATHVPPERRVVMGTGEEVRFGSMAVRSYPISHDAAEPVGYTFTEDGYKLSLATDLGYVSDLVRRSIIDSDVLVLESNHDPEMLRMGRYPWNIKRRILSDVGHLSNEAAGEALCELMTDRTRRVYLAHLSLNHNMMDLARLTVNGVLEDRGHFFRKDEHPLRDTHPYEPTPWDQIKRKAL; this is translated from the coding sequence ATGGAATTCAGATTTACCGTGCTGGCCAGCGGCTCGACCGGCAACGCGACGGTCGTGCAGAGCGGGGACAAGACGGTGCTCGTCGATGCGGGGCACAGCCTCAAGAAGCTCGAGGAGCTGATGGGGAGCCAAGGCATCGCCGGCCATGACATCGACGCCGTGCTCATTACGCATGAGCATTCCGATCATATCAAGGGGCTCAACGCGCTCGCGCGCAAATACGAGCTGCCGGTGTACGCCAACGAGGCGACATGGGCCGCTCTCGAACGCCATGCCACACACGTACCGCCGGAGCGGCGGGTCGTCATGGGCACGGGCGAGGAGGTGCGCTTCGGAAGCATGGCGGTCCGCTCGTATCCGATCTCGCACGACGCGGCGGAGCCGGTCGGCTATACGTTCACGGAGGACGGCTACAAGCTGAGCCTGGCGACGGACCTCGGCTATGTCAGCGATCTGGTGCGGCGCAGCATCATCGACTCCGACGTGCTCGTGCTGGAGTCCAACCACGACCCCGAGATGCTGCGCATGGGCCGCTACCCGTGGAACATCAAGCGCCGCATCCTCAGCGACGTCGGCCACCTGTCCAACGAGGCGGCCGGGGAGGCGCTGTGCGAGCTGATGACCGACCGCACGCGGCGGGTGTATCTCGCGCATCTGAGCCTCAACCACAATATGATGGATCTGGCGAGGCTGACGGTCAACGGCGTGCTGGAGGACCGCGGGCACTTCTTCCGCAAGGACGAGCATCCGCTGAGGGACACGCATCCGTACGAGCCTACTCCATGGGATCAAATAAAGCGGAAAGCGCTCTGA
- the yycI gene encoding two-component system regulatory protein YycI has product MDWGRAKSVLILAFLLLNLLLGYQLWGDVRERVQPSSNSAELSPETLAALKAKRVAFSGVIPKETPVLHDLTYRYVGRAGVPAENSEAAGGEAEKDGGSGAGLDGGGTRPDGGAAGSDDGEGITPLKAPVDSRVVFQREELLKALGGIIPELDRYELDTLGLDDRKFVLYRMEGGRPMFNVRLELYYSDQRITGYRQDRIELVPADEGQRPQPVLPASRAIRPEVVEKYMADGGAIREIRLGYKEGQRFDSETQVSTPSWRILMEDGSSIYLQASSGEVLIDKPEPSPAGE; this is encoded by the coding sequence GTGGATTGGGGTAGGGCGAAGAGCGTACTGATCCTGGCGTTCCTGCTCCTCAACCTGCTGCTCGGCTATCAGCTGTGGGGCGACGTGCGGGAGCGCGTGCAGCCGAGCAGCAACTCGGCCGAGCTGTCGCCGGAGACGCTGGCGGCGCTGAAGGCGAAGCGCGTCGCGTTCTCGGGCGTGATCCCGAAGGAGACGCCGGTGCTGCATGACCTGACGTATCGCTATGTCGGGCGGGCGGGAGTGCCGGCGGAGAACTCGGAGGCGGCTGGGGGAGAGGCAGAGAAGGATGGCGGCAGCGGCGCAGGCCTGGACGGCGGCGGAACTCGGCCGGACGGCGGCGCGGCGGGGTCGGACGATGGCGAAGGAATCACGCCGCTGAAGGCGCCGGTGGACAGCCGGGTCGTCTTCCAGCGGGAAGAGCTGCTCAAGGCGCTCGGCGGCATCATTCCCGAGCTCGATCGGTACGAGCTGGACACGCTCGGGCTGGACGACCGCAAGTTCGTCCTGTACCGGATGGAGGGGGGCCGGCCGATGTTCAACGTGCGTCTGGAGCTGTACTACAGCGACCAGCGCATCACCGGCTACCGCCAGGACCGGATCGAGCTGGTGCCGGCGGACGAGGGCCAGCGGCCGCAGCCGGTGCTGCCGGCGTCGCGGGCGATCCGGCCGGAGGTCGTCGAGAAGTACATGGCCGATGGCGGCGCGATCAGGGAGATCCGCCTCGGCTACAAGGAAGGGCAGCGGTTCGATTCGGAGACCCAGGTGTCGACGCCGTCCTGGCGCATCCTGATGGAGGACGGCAGCTCGATCTATCTGCAGGCGTCCAGCGGGGAAGTGCTGATCGACAAGCCGGAGCCTTCGCCGGCGGGGGAGTAG
- a CDS encoding YycH family regulatory protein: protein MKERIKTIALASLVALSLVQSYMVAYSTPGAAVRTAQNYVSTDPMGPEIKTEETLFPEQLILHFGNGSHTVLNPGDLPFYNLILSKLKGREFRGFQRMADTVVRWSEIRDNNLGLELRLGSGLPVTLLSRMLQLDSGDEEFLADTVDRIWIFRSSSTEEVRTFFFSAGGGVVYEATQADLTVRDVEDDVGLGEYWTPYEPDAYGLYVPRQPVEAAQARIGYQSYSADLLQRSLFFDPGTTRMIKDRDGSQVYTDGKRALQIEQNGQWISYTDPAAPLSGSEQARSNPAGSMSSAMQFVNQHGWDGLHRLVSLGGSDAAGGSSGPTPRPGRGTSEEQHELLFRQYFRFGENRVLPVVPSSDFRFGFIRLTVLQGSVTTYERSLITLGPSPAQKSARWLPGGQRLDQALAAYSRRSEIEALYPAVKAEPAEDGQLRFLPVWAVRLADGTEEALAGPLDEGFDGSVVPRDNLSALGAGVGEAGATPSPTPPPGDGASREEEGGTARGLG, encoded by the coding sequence ATGAAGGAAAGGATAAAGACGATCGCGCTCGCCTCCCTCGTCGCCCTCAGCCTCGTTCAAAGCTACATGGTCGCCTACAGCACGCCGGGCGCGGCCGTGCGCACCGCGCAAAATTACGTCAGCACCGATCCGATGGGGCCGGAGATCAAAACCGAGGAGACGCTGTTCCCCGAGCAGCTCATCCTGCATTTCGGCAACGGCAGCCATACGGTGCTCAATCCCGGCGACCTTCCGTTCTACAACCTTATCCTGAGCAAGCTCAAGGGACGGGAGTTCCGCGGCTTCCAGCGGATGGCCGATACGGTCGTGCGCTGGAGCGAGATTCGCGACAACAACCTCGGCCTGGAGCTGCGGCTCGGCAGCGGCCTGCCGGTGACGCTGCTGTCGCGGATGCTGCAGCTCGACAGCGGCGACGAGGAATTCCTCGCCGATACGGTGGACCGCATCTGGATTTTCCGCAGCAGCAGCACGGAGGAGGTGCGCACCTTCTTCTTCAGCGCGGGCGGCGGCGTCGTCTACGAGGCGACGCAGGCCGACCTGACCGTGCGCGACGTCGAGGACGATGTCGGCCTCGGCGAATATTGGACGCCGTACGAGCCGGACGCCTACGGGCTGTATGTGCCCCGGCAGCCGGTCGAGGCGGCGCAGGCCCGCATCGGCTACCAGTCGTACTCGGCCGATCTGCTGCAGCGCAGCCTGTTCTTCGACCCCGGCACGACGCGCATGATCAAGGATCGGGACGGCTCGCAGGTATATACGGACGGCAAACGGGCGCTCCAGATCGAGCAGAACGGCCAATGGATCAGCTACACCGACCCGGCCGCTCCGCTGAGCGGCAGCGAGCAGGCGCGCAGCAATCCGGCCGGCAGCATGAGCAGCGCGATGCAGTTCGTCAACCAGCATGGCTGGGACGGCCTCCATCGTCTCGTCTCGCTCGGCGGCTCGGACGCGGCGGGCGGATCGTCCGGGCCGACGCCGCGTCCCGGGCGGGGGACTTCGGAGGAGCAGCATGAGCTGCTGTTCCGCCAATATTTCCGCTTCGGCGAAAATCGCGTGCTGCCCGTCGTCCCTTCCTCGGACTTCCGCTTCGGCTTCATTCGGCTGACGGTGCTGCAGGGCTCCGTGACGACCTACGAGCGCTCGCTCATCACGCTCGGTCCGTCGCCGGCCCAAAAGTCGGCTCGCTGGCTGCCGGGCGGGCAGCGCCTCGACCAGGCTCTGGCCGCCTACTCCAGGCGCTCGGAGATCGAGGCGCTCTATCCGGCGGTCAAGGCGGAGCCGGCCGAGGACGGCCAGCTGCGCTTCCTGCCGGTCTGGGCGGTGCGCCTCGCGGACGGCACGGAGGAAGCTCTGGCGGGGCCGCTGGACGAAGGCTTCGACGGCTCCGTCGTGCCTCGAGACAATTTATCCGCGCTCGGCGCGGGCGTCGGCGAAGCCGGTGCGACGCCTTCCCCGACGCCGCCGCCAGGCGACGGAGCTTCGCGCGAAGAGGAAGGAGGAACGGCCCGTGGATTGGGGTAG